One stretch of Niallia sp. XMNu-256 DNA includes these proteins:
- the glp gene encoding gephyrin-like molybdotransferase Glp: MKFFQVKSVEETFSLIDEWIKPLSEKEVKPLHEALNYILAEDIIVKENVPGFRRSSVDGYAVKAADTFGSSENMPGFLTVTGEVLMGEAPDKAVQAGEAMYVPTGGMLPEGSDAVIMIEHCEDLSGLLNLYRQVAPGENVISVGEDLKEGELLVTVGTKLRAQELGALASQGITEVTVYRKPVIGYLSTGDEIVPIETKELGIGQVRDMNGITIGSLVTEWGCEFLYGGIVEDRRDELERATKEMLEKTDCFILSGGSSVGTKDYSVEVIDSLGKPGVFVHGVSIKPGKPTILASANGKPIMGLPGHPASAMIIFYLFGKAILHRLQGWNGTEKNLAKAVVTKNLPSTMGRTDYIRAQVYYENNQWYAEPILGKSGLISTLVKSEGMIEIPEKSEGVQKGDTVTVRLFG, encoded by the coding sequence ATGAAATTTTTCCAAGTAAAATCAGTTGAGGAAACGTTTTCTCTTATTGACGAGTGGATCAAACCTTTATCTGAAAAAGAGGTAAAACCTCTACATGAAGCATTGAATTATATTTTGGCGGAAGACATCATTGTGAAAGAAAATGTTCCTGGGTTTCGTCGCTCGTCTGTTGACGGTTATGCCGTAAAGGCGGCCGATACATTTGGTTCCTCGGAAAACATGCCCGGATTTCTCACAGTAACAGGTGAAGTCTTGATGGGGGAGGCTCCAGACAAGGCGGTACAGGCTGGTGAAGCGATGTATGTCCCTACTGGTGGTATGCTTCCTGAAGGCAGTGATGCGGTGATCATGATTGAACACTGTGAGGATTTAAGCGGCCTACTTAATTTATACAGACAAGTCGCACCAGGGGAAAATGTGATTTCAGTTGGGGAAGATTTAAAAGAAGGAGAGCTTCTTGTTACCGTTGGAACAAAGTTGCGCGCTCAAGAATTAGGAGCCTTAGCTTCTCAAGGAATTACGGAGGTAACCGTTTACCGTAAACCTGTAATTGGCTATCTTTCAACAGGAGATGAAATTGTTCCAATAGAAACAAAAGAGCTTGGAATTGGACAAGTTCGTGATATGAACGGGATTACGATTGGCTCCCTTGTAACCGAGTGGGGCTGTGAATTTTTGTATGGTGGAATTGTGGAGGATCGCCGTGATGAGTTAGAAAGGGCGACCAAAGAAATGCTTGAAAAAACCGATTGCTTTATTCTTTCAGGAGGAAGCTCGGTTGGAACGAAAGACTATTCGGTTGAAGTGATTGATTCCCTTGGCAAGCCAGGTGTATTTGTTCATGGCGTTTCAATAAAGCCAGGTAAACCTACGATTTTAGCATCTGCTAATGGGAAACCGATTATGGGCCTGCCCGGTCATCCTGCTTCAGCGATGATCATTTTTTATCTTTTTGGTAAGGCCATTTTACATAGATTACAAGGTTGGAATGGCACTGAGAAAAACTTAGCGAAAGCGGTTGTAACAAAGAATCTTCCTTCTACAATGGGAAGAACCGATTATATTCGGGCACAAGTTTACTATGAAAATAATCAATGGTATGCAGAGCCGATTCTGGGGAAGTCTGGGCTTATATCGACCCTAGTAAAAAGTGAAGGAATGATTGAAATTCCGGAAAAAAGCGAAGGTGTTCAAAAAGGAGATACGGTGACAGTCAGATTATTTGGGTAG
- a CDS encoding molybdopterin biosynthesis protein, producing MKRAKYKRKIYLQDTPREEALQELLRNFNPERQVETIPSTQALGRVTAAPIFAKMSSPHYHASAMDGIAVKAEETFAAHEQNPVALKLNEGFVYVNTGNEIPSPYNAVIMIEYVQELDEETVEIIEPASPWQHIRPIGEDIVQEEMLFPQGHKVRPVDIGVLLASQCIEIPVMKKPVVSIIPTGDELVFPNGETPPGKLVEFNGSVMANYIHEWGGEPQLTSIVNDEPEDIKNVLLHAVDHADIVIINAGSSAGSEDYTVHIIEELGEVYTHGVATRPGKPIVLGKIKDKLVIGVPGYPVSAYLDLEWFVQPLVCDYLQVPVPKRPTLKVKLGRRIVGTMGAEDFIRMSIGHVNGEYVANPLPRAAGVTMSLVKADGMLHIPSQILGFEQGETVEVELLKPIEEISQAIVFNGSHDLTIDLLSSHLKKVNTSTKIISSHVGSMAGLMAIKKGEAHVAGVHLLDPESNTYNIPYIKRFLAGEEVVLYPFLKRQQGWFVAKGNPMGIQSIKDITDKKAQFVNRQKGAGTRILFDLLLKEAGLTSESIIGYNREMFSHLSVAAEVKVDEEAIGLGIYSAAKTMDIDFIPVSDESYDLLMTKEFYESQAGQGLVSVIQSEAFKQDVAEIGGYLVVDHPEPIYFGKD from the coding sequence ATGAAGAGGGCAAAATATAAACGCAAAATTTATTTGCAAGACACACCAAGAGAAGAAGCTTTACAAGAACTGTTACGTAATTTTAATCCTGAGCGACAGGTTGAAACGATTCCAAGTACACAAGCATTAGGCAGAGTAACCGCTGCACCCATTTTTGCAAAAATGTCAAGTCCGCATTATCATGCCTCAGCCATGGATGGGATCGCTGTGAAAGCTGAGGAAACATTTGCCGCCCATGAGCAAAACCCCGTTGCTCTGAAGCTGAATGAAGGATTTGTGTACGTAAATACAGGGAATGAAATCCCTTCACCCTATAACGCGGTAATTATGATTGAATATGTTCAAGAACTTGATGAGGAAACGGTGGAAATTATTGAGCCAGCTTCACCTTGGCAACATATCCGCCCAATTGGTGAGGATATTGTTCAAGAGGAAATGCTATTTCCACAAGGTCACAAAGTCCGTCCTGTCGATATTGGCGTTTTGCTTGCTTCACAATGCATCGAAATTCCTGTGATGAAAAAACCGGTCGTGTCCATTATTCCAACGGGAGATGAGCTCGTGTTTCCGAATGGAGAAACCCCGCCAGGAAAACTGGTTGAATTTAATGGCTCGGTGATGGCGAACTATATCCATGAATGGGGCGGTGAACCACAGCTAACTTCCATTGTTAATGATGAGCCAGAAGACATTAAAAACGTATTGCTACATGCGGTTGACCATGCTGACATTGTCATTATTAATGCAGGATCTTCCGCAGGTTCTGAAGATTATACGGTTCATATTATTGAGGAATTGGGTGAGGTTTATACACATGGGGTCGCAACAAGACCTGGCAAACCGATCGTGCTTGGGAAAATTAAAGACAAGCTTGTTATTGGGGTTCCTGGTTACCCTGTCTCCGCCTATTTGGATTTAGAATGGTTTGTTCAGCCGCTAGTTTGTGACTATTTACAAGTACCGGTACCAAAGCGGCCAACATTAAAGGTGAAGTTAGGTCGCCGGATTGTCGGTACGATGGGAGCGGAAGACTTTATTCGGATGAGTATTGGTCATGTCAACGGGGAATATGTTGCCAATCCATTGCCAAGAGCTGCCGGTGTAACGATGAGCCTTGTGAAGGCAGATGGGATGCTTCACATTCCGTCACAAATCCTTGGTTTTGAGCAAGGAGAAACAGTTGAAGTCGAGCTATTAAAACCGATTGAGGAAATCAGCCAAGCGATCGTTTTTAATGGGAGCCATGATTTAACGATTGATTTATTATCTTCGCATTTGAAAAAGGTTAACACGAGTACGAAAATTATTTCGTCTCATGTCGGCAGTATGGCTGGATTGATGGCGATTAAAAAAGGCGAAGCCCATGTCGCTGGGGTCCACTTGCTTGATCCTGAAAGTAACACCTATAATATCCCGTATATTAAGAGGTTTTTAGCGGGAGAAGAAGTGGTTCTATATCCTTTTTTAAAGCGTCAACAGGGCTGGTTTGTAGCTAAAGGCAATCCGATGGGGATACAGAGTATAAAGGATATTACCGATAAAAAGGCTCAATTTGTTAATCGCCAAAAAGGGGCAGGTACTAGAATCTTGTTTGATTTGTTATTAAAAGAAGCAGGGCTCACTTCTGAGAGTATCATTGGGTACAACCGGGAAATGTTTTCCCACTTAAGTGTTGCAGCTGAAGTGAAGGTGGATGAAGAGGCAATCGGTCTAGGCATTTATTCTGCAGCAAAAACGATGGATATTGATTTTATTCCAGTGTCAGATGAAAGCTATGATTTATTAATGACGAAGGAATTTTATGAAAGTCAAGCTGGACAAGGGTTAGTATCTGTCATTCAAAGTGAAGCTTTTAAACAAGATGTTGCCGAAATTGGTGGCTATTTGGTGGTCGATCATCCAGAGCCCATTTATTTTGGGAAGGATTAA
- a CDS encoding 4Fe-4S dicluster domain-containing protein, with protein sequence MGEFIKFVDVTKCDGCRACMVACKNWNDLPAEPEEFHGSMQSHEALTANTWNIITYDEHERADGGFDWLFRHAACLHCTTAGCELACPENAISHTEFGSVVIDNDLCVGCGYCVQGCYFDVIQLATYKDQKGKEYRLAQKCDLCTSRLENGLQPACVTACHTDCLVFGDKQSVLRDAEARLAVVKERYPNANIYNPPGIDGTATVYLLAEKPSVYGLPENPQAKLSQVIWKDIAQPVGKLMAGATTAGILAAMAVQGALKFKNRGKEGEDHHE encoded by the coding sequence ATGGGAGAGTTTATAAAGTTTGTTGATGTAACGAAATGTGATGGTTGCCGTGCATGTATGGTCGCTTGTAAAAACTGGAACGATCTTCCGGCTGAGCCGGAAGAGTTTCATGGAAGTATGCAATCCCATGAAGCTTTGACAGCCAATACGTGGAATATAATCACATATGATGAGCATGAGAGAGCAGATGGCGGTTTTGATTGGTTATTCCGTCATGCAGCTTGCTTGCACTGTACAACAGCTGGATGTGAATTGGCCTGTCCAGAAAATGCGATTAGTCATACAGAATTCGGTTCAGTTGTGATTGACAATGATCTATGTGTAGGTTGCGGTTATTGTGTTCAAGGTTGTTACTTTGATGTCATCCAACTTGCCACTTATAAAGATCAAAAAGGAAAAGAATACCGTCTTGCTCAAAAGTGTGACCTTTGTACAAGCCGTCTTGAAAATGGGTTACAGCCAGCTTGTGTAACAGCATGTCATACAGACTGCCTTGTATTTGGTGACAAACAATCCGTTTTGCGCGATGCAGAAGCCCGTTTGGCAGTGGTGAAAGAGCGTTATCCAAATGCAAATATTTATAACCCGCCTGGAATTGATGGAACAGCAACGGTTTATTTATTAGCTGAAAAGCCATCAGTGTATGGACTTCCTGAAAATCCACAAGCAAAGCTTTCTCAAGTGATTTGGAAAGATATTGCTCAACCGGTCGGAAAACTAATGGCTGGTGCAACAACAGCTGGTATTTTAGCTGCAATGGCTGTACAGGGTGCATTAAAGTTTAAGAATAGAGGAAAGGAAGGTGAGGATCATCATGAGTAA
- a CDS encoding cytochrome b/b6 domain-containing protein, whose product MSKRKPKIVDGKVKRFSIHFMIFHWGYAISYFVLYLTGLAMYTEFFDWLYVLFGGPAMARLIHRGAAIAFVLFPIYMLIFDRKSMFHWLKNAFKWGKHDIKYLMNFPFDMFGFKVKNPPQDFISGGEKLNSLMQIFTFFMFVASGVVMWVPQYFPGWAIDWSYPIHNIALGLSFMVIIGHIYLSSKNPSSKASLEGMTTGYCSEDYAKHHHENWYNEIVAEEEQARKEEEKNQNKGA is encoded by the coding sequence ATGAGTAAGCGCAAACCGAAAATTGTTGATGGGAAGGTAAAACGTTTTTCGATTCACTTCATGATCTTTCACTGGGGTTATGCCATTTCTTATTTCGTCCTCTATTTAACAGGACTTGCCATGTACACCGAGTTCTTTGACTGGTTGTATGTATTATTTGGCGGACCGGCAATGGCACGCTTAATTCATAGAGGTGCAGCGATTGCCTTCGTATTGTTCCCGATCTATATGTTAATCTTTGATCGAAAAAGTATGTTTCACTGGCTAAAAAATGCATTCAAATGGGGTAAACATGATATTAAGTATTTAATGAACTTCCCATTTGATATGTTTGGCTTTAAAGTCAAAAATCCTCCGCAAGACTTTATCAGTGGTGGAGAAAAATTAAACTCTCTAATGCAAATCTTTACATTCTTTATGTTTGTTGCTTCTGGAGTCGTGATGTGGGTACCTCAGTATTTTCCAGGATGGGCCATTGACTGGTCATACCCGATTCACAACATTGCTTTAGGCTTATCGTTTATGGTTATAATTGGGCACATCTACTTGTCTAGTAAAAATCCATCCTCTAAAGCATCACTTGAAGGGATGACAACAGGATATTGTTCAGAAGACTATGCCAAACATCACCATGAAAATTGGTACAATGAAATCGTAGCAGAAGAAGAACAAGCTAGAAAAGAAGAAGAGAAAAATCAAAACAAAGGGGCATAA
- a CDS encoding molybdenum cofactor biosynthesis protein MoaE, giving the protein MKYYEISKDPINIQEVIDKVVRREAGAITTFIGTVRELTHGKKTLYLIYEAYEAMAVKKLEQIGDEIEEKWPGSTVAITHRVGKLDITDVAVVIAVSTPHRPDAYEANRYAIERIKEIVPIWKKEHWEDGEEWIGDQKETVAYPSGKPEESDLNE; this is encoded by the coding sequence ATGAAGTATTATGAAATTTCAAAGGATCCAATTAATATACAGGAAGTGATTGATAAAGTTGTTCGCCGTGAGGCAGGTGCAATTACGACTTTTATCGGCACAGTAAGGGAACTAACCCATGGAAAGAAGACACTTTATCTTATTTATGAGGCATATGAGGCAATGGCTGTTAAAAAGCTAGAACAAATCGGCGATGAAATTGAAGAAAAGTGGCCAGGTTCTACTGTAGCCATCACACATAGAGTTGGCAAATTGGATATTACCGATGTGGCTGTTGTGATTGCTGTTTCCACTCCACACCGGCCAGATGCCTATGAAGCAAATCGATATGCGATTGAAAGAATTAAAGAAATCGTTCCTATTTGGAAGAAAGAACATTGGGAAGATGGCGAAGAATGGATTGGGGATCAAAAAGAAACGGTGGCCTATCCATCTGGAAAACCTGAGGAGAGTGATTTAAATGAATAA
- a CDS encoding molybdenum cofactor guanylyltransferase, with translation MKTTGIILAGGKSSRMGTNKALLTIEGKTVIERIVESLEQMVDHIIIVTNHFSDYEFLQLPMVEDKQKDMGPLAGIEAGLSASNTEKNLIVACDMPFISIDLGKYLLTLLDHYQAAVPEIDGQLHPLFAAYRKQIVPRVAQSLSEKQLRIRQLLHTIHVKIVINEELTAQGISTEHIYFFNMNHPNEYHQAMDLIKTKGGGSES, from the coding sequence ATGAAAACAACAGGCATTATTTTAGCAGGTGGTAAATCAAGTAGAATGGGTACAAATAAAGCCCTTCTTACAATAGAAGGGAAAACGGTCATTGAACGGATCGTTGAGAGTTTAGAACAAATGGTGGATCACATCATTATCGTCACGAACCATTTCAGTGACTATGAATTTTTACAACTTCCAATGGTGGAGGACAAACAGAAGGATATGGGCCCCCTTGCTGGGATTGAGGCAGGTTTATCTGCGTCAAACACAGAAAAAAACTTGATTGTCGCCTGTGACATGCCTTTTATTTCGATAGACTTGGGTAAGTACTTACTTACCCTTTTAGACCATTACCAGGCAGCTGTACCGGAAATAGATGGGCAGTTGCATCCCCTTTTTGCAGCCTATCGCAAACAAATCGTGCCGCGTGTCGCCCAATCACTTTCTGAAAAACAACTCCGTATTAGACAACTATTACATACTATTCATGTTAAAATAGTAATAAACGAGGAATTAACTGCTCAAGGCATTTCTACAGAGCATATTTACTTTTTTAATATGAATCACCCAAATGAATATCATCAAGCAATGGATCTCATAAAGACAAAAGGTGGTGGGAGCGAATCATGA
- a CDS encoding formate dehydrogenase accessory protein FdhE codes for MKTNVISSEYLMFQEAISDLTQRELQSLSGKEVINQEGATIKDYPLLPHLELHIHVKDYSAVMDQLSKIIVENKSDSAQDIDKIKSLLTNEILERWVREAVAVNSYYFADYAKEHGLPEWLPLFLAENALRPFIQKAAQEVSEQIPKKAHKGSCPVCGEPPRLAVLNKIGKKEVTCSRCHFAWEEKKISCAHCGTEEPGQVVVIRVEEDDSAEIYACKSCNGYTKVIDTRKLLKVATPELLDLKSIHLDYMAQENGYGYGEEEEEASH; via the coding sequence ATGAAAACTAATGTTATAAGTTCAGAATATCTAATGTTCCAAGAAGCCATTTCAGATTTAACGCAACGGGAGCTACAATCCTTGTCAGGGAAAGAGGTGATCAACCAGGAAGGCGCTACAATAAAGGATTATCCTTTGCTTCCCCATCTTGAGTTACATATTCATGTAAAGGATTACAGCGCGGTGATGGATCAACTTTCAAAGATTATAGTAGAGAATAAATCAGACTCAGCACAGGACATAGATAAAATAAAGTCACTATTAACCAATGAAATACTAGAAAGATGGGTAAGAGAAGCGGTTGCCGTAAATTCCTATTATTTTGCAGATTACGCTAAAGAACATGGTCTTCCAGAGTGGCTGCCATTATTTTTAGCTGAAAATGCTCTGCGACCTTTTATTCAGAAAGCGGCCCAGGAGGTAAGTGAACAGATTCCAAAAAAGGCACACAAAGGATCCTGTCCAGTTTGCGGAGAGCCTCCTAGACTAGCAGTACTGAATAAAATCGGTAAAAAGGAAGTCACTTGTTCAAGATGCCATTTTGCATGGGAAGAGAAGAAAATTAGCTGCGCCCATTGTGGAACAGAAGAACCGGGACAAGTTGTCGTTATAAGAGTGGAAGAGGATGATAGTGCAGAAATCTATGCATGTAAGTCTTGTAACGGGTATACTAAAGTTATTGATACTCGGAAGTTATTAAAAGTAGCAACACCAGAATTACTAGATCTAAAAAGTATTCACTTAGACTATATGGCACAAGAAAACGGTTATGGATATGGGGAAGAGGAAGAAGAAGCTTCTCACTAA
- the fdhD gene encoding formate dehydrogenase accessory sulfurtransferase FdhD translates to MKNKGCPEEYPITLKVNGYEVAVFQLTNQDLEDWAYGYLFSEGLIDKAEDIVTLLVDEEYGEIRVELNSEIDAEKMLNKKKHYTAGCGRGVTFFSMTDVKAFNKISNDRTYKLSYLLKKQAEFARNSPLYLETGGMHGACIIDQTGAMVIREDIGRHNAVDKAIGYAVRNQLNPDSLILLTTGRVSYEMLSKAAKFGFATIGSRTAATKQAVQLAKYLNIEVVGYLRGKMAMIYTSKGRVIEDVSNPTMGAQPNLMVLS, encoded by the coding sequence ATGAAAAACAAAGGGTGTCCGGAAGAATATCCAATTACGTTAAAGGTGAATGGATATGAAGTAGCGGTATTTCAGTTGACTAATCAAGACTTGGAAGACTGGGCATACGGGTACTTGTTTTCAGAAGGATTAATCGATAAGGCAGAAGATATCGTTACACTTTTAGTGGATGAAGAATATGGAGAAATTCGCGTTGAATTAAACAGTGAAATTGATGCCGAAAAAATGCTAAACAAGAAAAAGCATTATACAGCAGGCTGTGGAAGAGGAGTAACCTTTTTTTCGATGACAGATGTGAAAGCATTTAACAAAATTTCAAACGATCGAACATATAAGCTTAGCTATCTTTTGAAAAAACAAGCTGAATTTGCTAGGAATTCACCGTTGTACCTTGAAACAGGCGGGATGCATGGAGCCTGTATTATTGATCAAACAGGGGCCATGGTCATTAGAGAAGATATTGGCCGCCATAATGCTGTAGATAAGGCAATCGGATATGCAGTTAGAAATCAATTAAACCCAGACTCTCTTATCCTCCTTACAACAGGAAGAGTCTCCTATGAAATGCTTTCAAAAGCCGCAAAATTTGGCTTTGCAACCATTGGTTCAAGAACTGCAGCAACAAAACAAGCGGTCCAATTAGCCAAATACTTAAACATTGAAGTAGTCGGATATTTACGAGGAAAAATGGCCATGATCTACACATCTAAAGGCAGGGTCATTGAAGATGTAAGCAACCCAACGATGGGGGCTCAACCAAATTTAATGGTTTTATCATAG
- the fdnG gene encoding formate dehydrogenase-N subunit alpha yields MEMTRRKFLKISGAMAATLAVAELGFDETSAKAKASTFKIAELTPTPTICPYCSVGCGILVYASKNDVVYTEGDPDHPINEGTLCSKGTTIRQLYTSEKRVTTPLYRAPGSNKWQEVDWEFAYDKVVKNIKESRDRGMIHKENGVIVNRLDNIAYLGGAALDNEECHLNHKLFRAGLGLSFIEHQARIUHSSTVAGLAPTFGRGAMTNHWNDLQYANVLLVLGANPAENHPISFRWISKAQQKGAKLITIDPRYTRTAQMSDYYGQLRSGTDIAFVGGMVKYILDNQLYHKEYVEQYTNAALVVDDAYTFDDGMFSGYDEKTRKYDKTKWAYKLDEEGNLLKDPTLQDPRCVFQLMKKHYDRYDVDTVVGITGTDKETYLKVCEVFGSTGEVGKAGTILYAMGGTQHTVGSQNIRIYGIIQLLLGNIGISGGGVQALRGESNVQGSTDFGLLYHNVPGYMDVPNSNDATYQTFLDRITPKSGYKTNHPKFYTSMLKSFYGENATAENEFGYHFMPKITAGRNYSYLRLFDAMYNKELEGLILYGSNPVVGGPNSGQSQKSMANLKWMVAIDLMETETASFWQKEAGSDPASIQTEVIFLPACSSFEKDGSVTNSGRWMQYRWQALPPKGHSKADLEITHEIALRLKEAYANSSKSEDAPIKALTWNYGPGHHPDIDLVCCEINGYDVVTKQQINGFGNLKDDGSTACGNWIYCGFYPEEGNLSKRRDNSNEGMSNFLNWSYAWPMNRRILYNRASADLNGKAWSEDRIGIQWDTVQGKWIGYDVPDFTATKGPDDPTFNDPFIMQETGKGDLFSAKMNEGPFPEHYEPWEFPLENQISSTQFNPAVPFGEKKLETKGEFKDFPIIATTYRVSEHWQTGSMTRNVPWLAELVPHMFVEISEELAKEKGINNKDKMIVSSARGEIEAYAMVTKRFKPYKLKGKTVHHIGMPWQFGYKGIATGASANRLTPHIGDANSFIPEYKAFLCDVRRSK; encoded by the coding sequence ATGGAAATGACCAGAAGAAAGTTTTTAAAAATCTCTGGTGCCATGGCAGCGACTCTAGCGGTTGCAGAGCTTGGTTTTGACGAAACATCCGCAAAAGCTAAAGCCAGTACGTTTAAAATCGCCGAGTTAACACCAACTCCAACCATTTGTCCGTATTGCTCGGTTGGCTGTGGAATTCTAGTATATGCTAGTAAAAATGATGTTGTCTACACTGAGGGCGATCCTGATCACCCAATCAATGAAGGTACACTATGTAGTAAAGGGACAACAATCCGTCAACTATATACATCGGAAAAACGGGTTACAACTCCTTTATACCGAGCACCTGGAAGTAATAAATGGCAAGAAGTTGACTGGGAATTTGCTTACGATAAAGTAGTTAAAAATATTAAAGAATCACGTGACAGAGGTATGATCCATAAAGAAAATGGCGTTATCGTGAATAGACTAGATAATATTGCCTATCTTGGCGGAGCTGCACTTGATAATGAAGAATGTCACCTAAACCATAAATTATTCCGTGCAGGACTCGGATTATCGTTCATTGAACACCAGGCCCGAATATGACACAGTTCAACGGTTGCCGGTCTGGCACCTACGTTTGGTCGTGGCGCAATGACAAATCACTGGAACGATCTTCAATATGCTAATGTGCTATTAGTATTAGGAGCAAACCCTGCAGAAAATCATCCAATTAGCTTTAGATGGATTTCAAAGGCACAACAAAAGGGTGCAAAATTAATTACAATTGACCCTCGTTATACAAGAACCGCGCAAATGTCAGATTACTATGGACAACTTCGCTCAGGTACGGATATTGCATTTGTTGGCGGGATGGTCAAATATATTCTCGATAACCAACTCTATCATAAAGAATATGTTGAACAATATACAAATGCCGCTTTAGTCGTTGACGATGCTTACACATTTGATGATGGAATGTTCAGCGGTTATGACGAGAAAACGAGAAAGTATGATAAGACAAAATGGGCATATAAATTGGATGAAGAAGGAAATCTATTAAAAGACCCAACATTACAAGATCCACGATGTGTATTCCAATTAATGAAGAAACATTATGATCGTTATGATGTAGATACAGTAGTTGGAATAACTGGTACAGATAAAGAGACTTATTTAAAGGTTTGTGAGGTTTTCGGTTCTACTGGTGAGGTTGGGAAAGCGGGTACAATCCTTTATGCAATGGGTGGAACACAGCATACAGTAGGTTCTCAAAACATTCGTATCTATGGAATCATTCAACTTCTTCTAGGTAACATTGGTATTTCTGGCGGTGGAGTACAAGCATTACGTGGTGAATCAAACGTTCAAGGTTCAACAGACTTCGGTCTACTATACCACAACGTACCTGGCTATATGGATGTACCAAATTCCAATGATGCAACCTATCAAACTTTCTTAGACCGTATTACACCTAAATCTGGTTACAAAACAAACCATCCGAAGTTTTACACAAGTATGTTGAAATCCTTCTATGGTGAAAATGCCACTGCTGAAAATGAATTTGGCTATCACTTTATGCCAAAAATTACGGCAGGCAGAAACTATTCTTATTTAAGATTGTTCGATGCGATGTACAACAAAGAATTAGAAGGTTTAATTTTGTATGGTTCTAACCCAGTTGTTGGGGGACCAAACTCTGGTCAATCTCAAAAATCAATGGCCAACTTAAAATGGATGGTTGCGATCGACTTAATGGAAACGGAAACAGCTTCATTCTGGCAAAAAGAGGCAGGTTCTGACCCAGCGTCCATTCAAACAGAAGTTATCTTCTTACCAGCATGTTCGTCATTTGAAAAGGATGGTTCTGTTACAAACTCTGGTCGTTGGATGCAATACCGTTGGCAAGCACTTCCTCCAAAAGGTCATTCAAAAGCAGACTTAGAAATTACTCATGAAATTGCCCTTCGCTTAAAAGAAGCTTATGCAAATAGTTCAAAGTCTGAAGATGCACCGATTAAAGCGTTAACGTGGAACTATGGTCCAGGACATCATCCTGATATTGACTTAGTTTGCTGTGAAATCAATGGCTATGATGTAGTAACAAAACAACAAATCAATGGATTTGGAAATTTGAAAGACGATGGAAGCACAGCTTGCGGAAACTGGATCTACTGTGGATTCTATCCGGAAGAAGGCAACCTATCAAAACGTCGGGATAATTCAAACGAAGGAATGAGTAACTTCCTTAATTGGTCTTATGCATGGCCAATGAACAGACGGATCCTTTACAACCGTGCAAGTGCAGACTTAAATGGGAAAGCATGGAGCGAGGATCGTATTGGAATTCAATGGGATACGGTTCAAGGGAAATGGATTGGTTATGATGTTCCAGACTTTACAGCAACAAAAGGCCCGGATGATCCAACATTCAACGATCCATTCATTATGCAGGAAACCGGTAAAGGTGATTTATTCTCAGCTAAAATGAATGAGGGACCTTTCCCTGAACACTATGAACCATGGGAATTCCCATTAGAAAACCAAATATCAAGCACACAATTTAACCCAGCTGTGCCATTTGGTGAAAAGAAACTAGAAACAAAAGGTGAATTTAAAGACTTCCCAATTATTGCGACAACCTATCGTGTATCTGAACACTGGCAAACAGGTTCAATGACAAGAAATGTTCCATGGCTTGCTGAACTTGTCCCACATATGTTTGTGGAAATCAGTGAGGAATTAGCGAAGGAAAAAGGAATTAATAACAAAGACAAAATGATTGTTTCATCCGCTCGTGGTGAAATTGAAGCCTATGCGATGGTGACAAAACGATTTAAGCCATACAAATTAAAAGGAAAAACCGTACACCATATCGGGATGCCTTGGCAGTTTGGCTATAAAGGAATTGCTACTGGAGCGAGCGCAAACCGATTAACGCCACATATTGGGGATGCAAACTCCTTTATCCCTGAGTACAAAGCATTCCTATGTGATGTTAGGAGGTCGAAATAA